The sequence below is a genomic window from Candidatus Hydrogenedentota bacterium.
GTTCAGCATCTCGTTCACCAGCCCCCGGTCGGCGTAGATGAGCCCGCTCCAAATCAGTTGCACGGCCACGCCGGGCACCACGATGGGGATCAGGAAGATCACGCGGTAAAAATAGCGCTCGCGCTCGCCCGGCAGCGAGATAATCAGCTTGGCCACAAGGAGCGGCACGGTCAGCCGGATCACCACGGCGATGAGGGTGAAGAGGACCATGTTGACGAAGGCGGGCCACACGATGGGGTCGCGCGCCACGAGC
It includes:
- a CDS encoding sugar ABC transporter permease yields the protein MPRHETDSSAGVARRTGPGYRAREIMACYGLSLATLALLAVFVYLPVAWAFVSSFYEFEIGAPARFMGLGNYTELVARDPIVWPAFVNMVLFTLIAVVIRLTVPLLVAKLIISLPGERERYFYRVIFLIPIVVPGVAVQLIWSGLIYADRGLVNEMLN